The following proteins are encoded in a genomic region of Gimesia algae:
- a CDS encoding TlpA family protein disulfide reductase: MLRCIASVVVFAALGSGSSSQADDFHPRKLEPVETELVDLIQKMYAEYDNYYTQAEKIKDKQQRDKYFADHDPATKYVPLLTEFERTHHGTHAGLMAVRKLIHLGGGGGEFENARDVGRRQTLQVLKDYGQTREFPEIIRSLDTGNFEPQVEVTLNQIIKDPQVSEDNRLYASFVLARLSLKLRNWQQSWERRLKELQNGSDVSYPREKESLLSWKALAKSENKLDEVEQEAIQILETLSSSNSEVRQPGVTNIDDNWHIIEFDSEKTKSKPTLKEMAAGLLFKERHLKEGQPAPDLKLKLVSGENWSLADQLGKTVIIQFSFKGCGPCEAMYPDLRELAAKHNEKLTILSIMADEKQEDTTDAVKSGKITWNVYWDDFGGPVATQWAVTGFPTVYVIGPDGKIVTYRLRGEKLKAKIAELTRC; this comes from the coding sequence ATGTTAAGATGTATCGCATCTGTGGTCGTTTTCGCAGCCCTGGGTTCAGGGTCCAGCTCCCAGGCAGATGACTTTCACCCCCGCAAACTGGAACCGGTAGAAACGGAACTGGTGGATCTCATCCAGAAGATGTATGCAGAATACGACAACTACTATACTCAGGCTGAGAAAATCAAAGACAAACAGCAGCGAGACAAATATTTTGCAGACCATGATCCGGCCACGAAATATGTTCCTCTGCTTACCGAATTTGAACGTACTCATCACGGCACACACGCCGGCCTGATGGCAGTGCGTAAATTAATTCATCTAGGTGGTGGAGGGGGGGAATTCGAGAACGCCCGCGATGTCGGTCGGCGACAAACTTTGCAAGTTCTCAAAGACTACGGCCAGACCCGTGAGTTTCCTGAAATCATTCGCTCTCTTGATACCGGAAACTTCGAACCGCAAGTCGAAGTCACCTTGAATCAGATCATCAAAGATCCGCAGGTATCAGAGGATAATCGCCTGTATGCCAGTTTTGTGTTAGCGCGCCTGTCTTTGAAGTTAAGAAACTGGCAGCAGAGCTGGGAACGTCGACTCAAGGAACTGCAGAATGGAAGCGATGTATCTTATCCTAGAGAAAAAGAATCTCTTTTGAGCTGGAAGGCATTGGCCAAGTCAGAAAATAAGCTGGACGAGGTCGAACAGGAAGCAATCCAGATTCTCGAAACGCTGAGTTCCAGTAATTCGGAAGTGCGCCAACCAGGTGTTACCAACATCGATGACAATTGGCATATCATTGAATTCGATTCTGAAAAGACGAAATCAAAGCCGACGCTGAAAGAAATGGCAGCGGGCCTGCTGTTTAAAGAACGTCACTTAAAGGAAGGCCAACCAGCTCCCGATTTGAAACTTAAACTCGTATCCGGCGAAAACTGGTCGCTCGCAGACCAGTTGGGAAAAACGGTGATCATCCAGTTTTCATTCAAAGGCTGTGGTCCCTGTGAAGCAATGTACCCCGACCTTCGGGAACTTGCGGCAAAACACAATGAGAAGCTGACCATTCTCAGCATCATGGCAGATGAAAAGCAAGAGGACACCACTGATGCCGTTAAATCGGGAAAGATAACATGGAACGTGTATTGGGACGACTTCGGAGGTCCCGTCGCCACCCAATGGGCCGTAACGGGTTTTCCAACAGTTTACGTGATAGGGCCGGATGGGAAGATTGTGACCTATCGTCTCCGAGGTGAGAAACTGAAAGCAAAAATCGCCGAATTGACACGATGCTAA
- a CDS encoding hemolysin family protein, whose product MVWLFVSIIVFIALSGLMAAVDAAVLSVSHPEIDELIQRGKYGARRLRKVKQKLTHSLAVIVILTNLINVLGPILVSQQAFRLYGAQVLVPITIVLMLGTIVFSEVIPKALGSHYAPQLARWSAPVIRTLGIVIYPLSVTLAWFSDKVKRGQRRIGTETQIRALVKLGQKGGHIEPTEGHMIFRTFRLNDRTAQDIMTPLGKVASIPASATVNEAAEIIRTNAFSRYPVFRKSPDDIQGMLIARDVLRSLADGEGETSVTAIMLAPFVVNAETHADELLLEFRTRHQHLAVVQQRAQTIGIVTLEDVLEEIVGEIEDEKDVVARQ is encoded by the coding sequence ATGGTTTGGCTTTTCGTTTCAATCATCGTGTTTATCGCCTTGTCCGGTTTGATGGCCGCGGTTGATGCAGCTGTTCTGAGCGTTTCGCATCCGGAGATTGATGAACTGATTCAACGTGGCAAATACGGTGCGAGACGACTGCGGAAAGTAAAGCAGAAACTGACTCATTCCCTGGCCGTGATCGTGATTCTCACTAATCTGATCAATGTACTCGGGCCGATTCTCGTCAGCCAGCAGGCATTCAGACTTTACGGAGCACAGGTCCTGGTTCCCATCACGATTGTGCTTATGCTCGGAACGATCGTGTTCTCGGAAGTCATTCCCAAAGCTCTGGGATCACATTATGCACCGCAATTGGCACGGTGGTCAGCCCCCGTAATTCGCACACTGGGAATCGTCATCTATCCACTCAGTGTTACGCTTGCCTGGTTTTCAGACAAGGTGAAACGGGGACAAAGGAGAATCGGAACAGAAACACAGATCCGCGCGCTCGTCAAACTGGGTCAAAAAGGGGGCCACATCGAACCGACCGAAGGCCACATGATCTTCCGGACCTTTCGCCTCAATGATCGAACGGCTCAAGACATCATGACACCGCTAGGAAAGGTCGCTTCCATTCCTGCATCAGCCACGGTCAACGAAGCGGCAGAGATCATTCGCACGAATGCGTTTTCGCGCTACCCGGTATTCCGAAAATCCCCTGACGATATTCAGGGCATGCTGATCGCCCGCGATGTATTGAGGTCGCTTGCCGATGGTGAGGGAGAGACATCCGTCACCGCGATCATGCTCGCGCCGTTTGTCGTTAACGCCGAAACGCACGCTGACGAACTGTTGCTGGAGTTCCGCACACGCCACCAGCATCTGGCCGTCGTTCAGCAAAGGGCTCAAACAATCGGCATTGTGACATTGGAAGACGTCCTGGAAGAAATCGTAGGTGAAATTGAAGATGAGAAGGATGTGGTAGCGAGACAGTAA
- a CDS encoding ADP-ribosylglycohydrolase family protein, producing MNLPAKSIVLGTLLGGAVGDAIGAPFEGLWTDSIPSADSLAASFHEYHGYPNGQYTDDTQLTLATIQSIIEQDDIIVADVARHIAELWRHHSVIGPGGACTQAAERYLATGDHRNMGAPVGQAGNGTAMRTAALGLWFDSDESLIPVVAEVSRITHQDSRSVAGGIVIAMAANLLSSDSDIVPHSFCRRLADSCRDINSEMADLLQRLPNYLNDEGVMDFIAHAGQRTPEFDKPIITPFIIPTVLASIYSILAQPDSWVGAVTFAVRLGGDVDTLGAIVGALAGARHGIDTIPQNLIDCLQDARDIQVLATRYHLAIHAQAGESGR from the coding sequence ATGAATCTCCCTGCAAAGTCCATAGTACTTGGAACGCTCCTTGGTGGTGCCGTCGGCGACGCGATTGGGGCGCCTTTCGAGGGACTGTGGACCGACTCAATTCCATCGGCTGACTCTTTGGCTGCCTCTTTCCATGAGTATCACGGTTATCCGAATGGACAATACACCGACGACACTCAACTGACGCTTGCGACGATTCAGTCTATCATTGAGCAAGATGACATCATTGTTGCTGATGTTGCCCGTCATATCGCGGAGCTATGGCGGCATCATTCTGTCATCGGTCCCGGCGGTGCCTGTACCCAGGCCGCCGAGCGGTACCTTGCCACCGGTGACCATCGCAACATGGGGGCCCCAGTTGGTCAAGCTGGCAATGGCACCGCAATGCGTACCGCTGCACTGGGGCTATGGTTCGACAGTGACGAGTCACTGATTCCGGTGGTCGCTGAAGTCTCGCGTATCACACATCAGGATTCACGAAGCGTCGCCGGGGGTATCGTAATCGCTATGGCAGCAAATCTACTGTCTTCAGACAGCGACATCGTTCCACACTCTTTCTGCAGGAGACTTGCGGACTCTTGCCGTGACATCAATTCCGAGATGGCTGACCTGCTCCAACGATTGCCGAATTACCTCAATGATGAAGGTGTGATGGATTTCATCGCCCATGCCGGGCAACGCACACCGGAATTCGATAAACCGATCATCACGCCATTCATCATTCCAACGGTATTGGCCTCAATCTATAGCATCCTTGCTCAACCGGATTCATGGGTCGGAGCTGTCACTTTCGCCGTACGCCTAGGCGGCGATGTCGATACGCTGGGTGCCATCGTGGGCGCACTGGCTGGTGCACGGCACGGCATTGATACGATACCGCAGAATCTGATTGACTGCTTGCAGGATGCAAGAGACATTCAAGTGCTGGCAACCCGATACCATTTGGCAATTCACGCTCAAGCAGGAGAATCCGGCAGATAA
- a CDS encoding carbonic anhydrase family protein translates to MIKMNSNLLLTCCLFVMIVAGCAQNQPAATVAVDKKGDTEGSETEADVKPLVNRVLTQAEQDALTPDQVITLLKEGNQRFVAGTLTERDHSKQVRESSLGQYPKAIILSCVDSRIPVEDVFDRGIGDIFVARVAGNFENTDILGSMEFACNLSGAKLVFVLGHEHCGAIRGAIDGAKLGNITAMLTNIKPAIDHFKDYDGDKTSQNVKFVEMVTKQNVLGTIDRIRMNSPVLKEMEAKGEIKIIGGIYNMDSGKVSFLEQ, encoded by the coding sequence ATGATCAAAATGAATTCAAATCTGCTGCTGACCTGTTGTCTGTTTGTGATGATTGTGGCGGGATGCGCACAGAATCAACCGGCGGCTACGGTCGCTGTGGACAAGAAAGGGGACACTGAAGGTTCCGAAACGGAAGCCGATGTCAAACCGCTGGTAAATCGTGTTTTAACACAAGCAGAGCAAGACGCGCTGACTCCGGATCAGGTCATTACGCTGCTCAAAGAAGGAAATCAACGTTTTGTCGCAGGAACACTGACAGAACGCGATCATTCCAAACAGGTTCGTGAGTCGTCTCTCGGCCAGTATCCCAAAGCGATCATTCTTTCCTGCGTGGATTCACGAATTCCGGTTGAGGATGTTTTTGATCGTGGCATCGGCGACATCTTCGTCGCGCGGGTCGCCGGCAACTTTGAAAATACCGATATCCTGGGCAGCATGGAGTTCGCCTGTAATTTATCTGGAGCGAAGCTGGTCTTTGTTCTGGGGCACGAACATTGTGGCGCTATCCGAGGAGCCATCGACGGGGCCAAACTGGGTAACATCACAGCGATGCTGACCAACATCAAGCCAGCCATCGACCATTTTAAAGACTACGATGGCGACAAAACGAGCCAGAATGTGAAATTCGTCGAAATGGTCACCAAGCAGAACGTCTTAGGTACCATCGACCGCATCCGTATGAACAGCCCGGTGTTGAAAGAAATGGAAGCCAAGGGCGAGATCAAAATCATCGGCGGCATTTATAACATGGACTCCGGTAAAGTCAGTTTTCTCGAGCAGTAG
- a CDS encoding Tm-1-like ATP-binding domain-containing protein — MRKTIYALATMDTKADELCFVADSIRNAGLDVVLVDLSTRGHSDQTDISAQSILASHPDGPDLLLKHTDRGQAVTAMAAALRAWLPDQINKKQVAGVIAIGGSGGTAIVASAFQALPIGFPKLIVSTVASGNTQPYVGHSDITMMYSVVDVAGLNSVSRRVLSNSAHAIAGMAIHSQEITEERPALGMTMFGVTTPCVDMVRENLEKKGFDPLVFHATGTGGQAMEKLVADGLIRGVLDITTTEVADEVVGGIMPGGPQRFDTIIKCGIPYVLSLGALDMVNFGAPETVPERFADRQFLVHNPQVTLMRTTAEENRQFAKWIAAKINRSIAPVEMLIPEQGVSMLDKQGEPFYDPEADQCLFETLEQEIQQTDERRITRHASHINDAAFAAALVAAFERVSGNQFQ, encoded by the coding sequence ATGCGAAAGACCATCTATGCGCTCGCCACGATGGATACCAAAGCTGATGAACTCTGCTTTGTAGCGGATTCCATTCGTAATGCAGGGCTCGACGTCGTGCTGGTTGACTTGAGTACCCGCGGCCATTCGGACCAGACCGACATTTCTGCGCAGTCGATTCTCGCGTCACATCCCGACGGTCCCGATCTGTTGCTCAAACATACCGACAGGGGACAGGCGGTAACTGCGATGGCAGCAGCGCTGCGAGCCTGGCTGCCCGATCAGATCAATAAAAAACAGGTGGCTGGTGTGATCGCGATTGGCGGGAGCGGGGGTACTGCAATTGTCGCGTCCGCGTTTCAGGCACTGCCCATCGGCTTTCCCAAGTTGATTGTCTCAACGGTCGCCAGCGGAAACACACAGCCTTATGTGGGACACAGTGACATCACAATGATGTATTCGGTCGTCGATGTCGCGGGGCTCAACTCGGTATCGCGGCGGGTACTGAGTAACTCAGCCCATGCAATCGCAGGGATGGCGATTCACTCACAAGAAATCACAGAAGAACGGCCTGCCCTTGGCATGACAATGTTTGGCGTCACGACTCCCTGTGTCGACATGGTACGCGAGAACCTGGAAAAAAAAGGCTTCGATCCCCTGGTCTTTCACGCGACCGGCACGGGAGGTCAGGCGATGGAGAAACTGGTCGCCGATGGTCTGATTCGCGGCGTACTGGATATCACAACGACCGAAGTGGCCGACGAAGTCGTGGGAGGTATCATGCCCGGCGGTCCCCAGCGGTTCGATACGATCATCAAATGCGGCATCCCCTACGTGTTGAGTCTGGGAGCCCTCGATATGGTCAACTTCGGTGCCCCTGAGACTGTTCCGGAACGGTTTGCCGACCGCCAGTTTCTCGTACACAATCCACAAGTCACGCTGATGCGGACGACTGCGGAAGAGAATCGACAGTTTGCAAAATGGATTGCTGCTAAAATCAACCGATCAATCGCTCCCGTCGAAATGCTGATTCCCGAACAGGGAGTTTCCATGCTGGATAAACAGGGAGAACCCTTCTATGATCCGGAGGCTGACCAGTGTCTGTTCGAGACTCTGGAACAGGAAATCCAGCAGACCGACGAACGACGCATTACCCGTCATGCTAGCCACATCAACGACGCTGCGTTTGCAGCAGCACTGGTCGCAGCATTCGAACGGGTGAGCGGAAATCAATTCCAATAG
- a CDS encoding phosphoenolpyruvate hydrolase family protein — MPESRQAILKRLRMKIAAGKPIIGGGAGTGLSAKCEEAGGIDLIVIYNSGRYRMAGRGSLAGLMPYGNANEIVKELGREVLPVVEKTPVLAGVCGTDPFLLRDLFLQELQAMGFAGIQNFPTVGLIDGQFRANLEETGMGFDLEIDCIRAAHDLDLITTPYAFDAEQARLLTAAGADIIVAHMGLTTGGSIGAATGKTLDDSVDAIRQMIDAAKNERDDVLLLCHGGPIAMPDDAQYIFDRVPGIDGFYGASSMERLPTEIAVTAQVRQFGELSLSKT, encoded by the coding sequence ATGCCGGAATCCAGACAGGCCATTCTCAAGCGACTGCGTATGAAAATCGCGGCGGGGAAACCAATCATCGGCGGCGGCGCGGGCACCGGTCTGAGTGCCAAATGCGAAGAGGCAGGTGGCATCGACCTGATAGTGATCTACAATTCAGGCCGTTATCGTATGGCTGGTCGCGGATCACTCGCGGGACTGATGCCCTACGGCAACGCGAATGAAATTGTCAAAGAGCTGGGACGTGAAGTCCTGCCCGTCGTGGAAAAAACTCCCGTACTGGCAGGTGTCTGTGGCACCGACCCGTTCCTGCTGCGTGATCTGTTCCTGCAGGAATTGCAGGCGATGGGCTTTGCCGGCATACAAAACTTCCCCACTGTAGGGTTAATTGACGGGCAGTTCCGGGCCAATCTGGAAGAGACCGGCATGGGCTTCGATCTGGAAATTGACTGCATCCGCGCAGCACACGATCTCGATCTAATCACCACTCCTTACGCCTTCGACGCAGAACAGGCACGCCTGCTGACGGCCGCCGGTGCAGATATCATCGTTGCTCACATGGGACTGACGACCGGCGGATCCATCGGCGCCGCAACTGGCAAAACGCTGGATGATTCGGTGGACGCGATTCGACAGATGATTGACGCCGCGAAAAACGAGCGGGACGATGTGCTGCTGCTCTGTCATGGCGGCCCGATTGCGATGCCCGACGATGCTCAGTATATTTTCGACCGTGTGCCAGGCATTGACGGATTCTACGGCGCCAGTTCCATGGAACGTCTTCCCACCGAAATCGCTGTGACCGCACAGGTTCGTCAGTTCGGAGAACTTTCCCTGTCAAAGACGTAA
- a CDS encoding EthD family reductase, with amino-acid sequence MYRLTVLYGHPDDPAEFDRYYHEVHVPLAKQMKGLTGWTIGKCISAEAGSPPPYYLIASLYAESAAGMQAVLESPEGQATIADVSNFATGGVMFMYDEEEVLIPLHLQGS; translated from the coding sequence ATGTATCGCTTAACCGTACTGTATGGACATCCGGATGACCCCGCTGAATTTGATCGCTATTATCACGAAGTTCACGTTCCGCTGGCGAAACAAATGAAAGGCTTAACCGGCTGGACCATCGGAAAATGCATCTCTGCCGAAGCAGGCAGTCCTCCGCCATATTACCTGATTGCCAGTCTGTATGCGGAATCGGCAGCCGGGATGCAGGCGGTTCTGGAAAGCCCGGAAGGCCAGGCCACCATCGCGGATGTCTCGAACTTTGCCACCGGCGGAGTGATGTTTATGTATGATGAGGAAGAGGTTTTGATTCCCCTTCATTTGCAGGGATCTTGA
- a CDS encoding sulfatase family protein has translation MKHTRPIMMPPCLLFILFLQTAAFAGERPNIVYILADDLGYGDVSCYNAESKIKTPHIDRLASEGMKFTDAHTPSAVCTPTRYGILTGRYCWRTRLKYRVLDGFDPPLIEQDQVTVPSLLKKAGYDTACVGKWHLGMQWTDKNGQPVPAVPIDRRQRPRVGDDVDYTKTVTGGPLANGFDFYFGISASLNMSPFCFIKNDRPVVLPTIPSERIQTEFLSVDQGMRSPDFTIRSVMPTLTGEAVKYIERHGKETPERPFFLYFPLTAPHLPLVPNDEFKGKSPAGEYGDFVLEVDATVGAIMEALQRSGVAENTLFIFTSDNGGLYHWWTPQETDDLKHYKPNHRGQYVKDRGHQGNAHLRGTKADIWEGGHRVPFIVRWPEHTPTDSTSDELVELTDLLATCAAITDTKLPAGAGPDSVNILPALLGEKSDKPLRDYAIHHSLWGHFSVRQGPWKMVPKRGSGGFTRAREVKPAEGEPTGQLYNLEQDPSEMKNVWNDHPEIVQRLSAILEKVQKQDQ, from the coding sequence GTGAAACACACTCGTCCGATTATGATGCCCCCCTGCCTGCTTTTCATACTGTTTCTGCAAACAGCTGCATTTGCCGGCGAGCGACCGAATATCGTTTATATACTTGCCGATGATCTCGGCTATGGGGATGTGAGTTGCTATAACGCAGAATCGAAAATCAAAACGCCGCACATCGATCGTCTGGCATCGGAAGGGATGAAGTTTACCGACGCCCATACGCCCTCGGCTGTCTGTACGCCGACCCGATACGGGATTCTGACAGGACGTTACTGCTGGCGAACCCGTTTGAAATATCGCGTGCTGGACGGCTTCGATCCGCCACTCATCGAGCAGGATCAGGTCACCGTACCTTCGCTGCTGAAAAAAGCGGGTTACGATACGGCCTGCGTGGGTAAATGGCACCTGGGGATGCAGTGGACCGACAAAAACGGACAGCCTGTCCCTGCGGTTCCCATTGATCGTCGACAGCGTCCTCGTGTGGGTGATGATGTTGATTATACCAAGACGGTCACAGGTGGACCATTGGCGAACGGCTTTGACTTTTATTTCGGCATCTCGGCCTCATTAAATATGTCCCCGTTTTGTTTTATCAAAAATGATCGGCCCGTCGTACTGCCCACGATTCCCAGTGAGCGGATTCAGACCGAGTTCCTGTCGGTTGATCAGGGAATGCGTTCACCCGATTTTACGATCCGAAGTGTAATGCCCACTCTGACGGGAGAAGCCGTCAAATACATTGAACGGCACGGGAAAGAGACTCCTGAGCGCCCCTTCTTTCTGTATTTCCCGCTGACCGCTCCCCATCTACCACTGGTGCCCAACGACGAATTCAAAGGCAAAAGCCCCGCCGGAGAGTATGGCGATTTTGTCCTCGAAGTTGATGCGACCGTCGGAGCGATCATGGAAGCCCTGCAGCGATCCGGCGTCGCAGAGAACACACTGTTCATCTTCACTTCTGACAACGGCGGTCTGTATCACTGGTGGACGCCTCAGGAAACCGATGACCTCAAACATTACAAACCCAATCACCGCGGGCAATATGTCAAAGATCGTGGCCATCAGGGCAACGCTCATCTGCGTGGCACGAAAGCCGACATCTGGGAAGGCGGGCATCGCGTGCCTTTCATCGTCCGCTGGCCCGAGCATACTCCCACGGATTCTACCAGCGATGAACTGGTAGAACTCACCGATCTACTGGCGACCTGCGCCGCAATCACAGATACAAAGCTGCCTGCCGGAGCCGGACCAGACAGCGTCAATATTCTGCCCGCGCTGCTTGGTGAGAAAAGCGATAAGCCACTCCGTGATTATGCCATTCACCATTCATTATGGGGTCATTTCTCCGTGCGACAGGGACCGTGGAAAATGGTTCCCAAACGGGGTTCTGGTGGTTTTACCCGCGCACGCGAAGTCAAGCCGGCGGAAGGTGAACCAACGGGACAGCTTTACAACCTGGAACAGGATCCCTCAGAAATGAAGAACGTCTGGAACGACCACCCCGAGATCGTGCAGCGACTTTCAGCCATATTGGAAAAAGTTCAAAAACAGGATCAGTAA
- a CDS encoding sulfatase family protein: protein MQQLSLRFIWLPWFPILLIGLFYSPAVTAKPPNILLIVSEDNGPELGCYGDPYARTPHLDQLAEKGVRFENAFVPYSVCSPSRACFLTGKYPHQNGQIGLATHKFALYSKETPNFVTLLKKQGYHTGLIGKLHVNPETAFPFDYRAIRAANFNRREPVTAYASHAAKFFTQAKDQPWFLSVNFPDAHLPFIKKVNGRPAQPLSADDVKPLPWVGVSTPRLREQVANYYNCLARLDTGVGLLLNELDQAGETENTLIFYIGDHGAQFPRGKGSVYEGGLRVPLIVSWRGNTQPGLVRKELTSTLDLLPTALAAAGMQIPEDLPGRDLKPLFTDERVTNWREYIFGFTTGSFPRNCYIQHSLRDTRFKLISNPRPGTDNLIADSYLDQSHPHFVISGATAADQKTISPQVKQAFTRWSQPPRYELYDLQQDPYEWNNLADDPMFAATKSRLINTLTDWQQQTRDPFLDPVNLEAFVKEQLDHRDMKYRKQKDFRWSYLDSFANWRAEE from the coding sequence ATGCAGCAACTATCTTTGAGATTCATTTGGCTTCCCTGGTTCCCGATATTGCTCATCGGATTATTTTATTCACCCGCAGTTACTGCGAAGCCGCCCAATATTTTGTTGATTGTTTCTGAAGATAATGGTCCGGAACTGGGCTGTTATGGCGATCCCTATGCCCGGACGCCGCACCTGGATCAACTGGCTGAAAAAGGAGTCCGATTCGAAAATGCGTTTGTGCCTTATTCGGTCTGCTCGCCTTCACGAGCCTGTTTTCTGACCGGGAAGTATCCTCATCAGAACGGGCAGATCGGTCTGGCGACACATAAATTTGCCTTGTATTCAAAGGAGACTCCCAATTTTGTCACGCTGCTCAAGAAACAGGGTTATCACACGGGCCTGATCGGAAAACTGCATGTGAACCCCGAAACAGCGTTTCCCTTTGACTATCGTGCTATCCGTGCGGCGAATTTTAATCGCCGGGAACCGGTGACCGCCTATGCGAGCCACGCCGCGAAATTCTTTACACAGGCGAAAGACCAGCCTTGGTTCTTATCCGTCAACTTTCCCGATGCGCATCTGCCTTTCATTAAAAAAGTTAATGGACGACCAGCACAACCGCTGTCTGCCGACGATGTGAAACCGTTGCCCTGGGTCGGGGTAAGTACACCGCGCCTGCGGGAACAGGTAGCCAACTATTACAACTGTCTGGCTCGACTTGATACCGGAGTTGGTTTACTGCTGAATGAACTCGATCAAGCGGGAGAAACCGAGAACACACTCATATTCTATATCGGCGATCATGGAGCCCAGTTTCCGCGTGGCAAAGGAAGCGTGTATGAAGGAGGACTTCGCGTCCCGTTGATCGTCTCCTGGCGGGGCAATACACAACCGGGACTGGTGCGAAAGGAACTGACTTCGACCCTGGACTTGCTGCCGACAGCCCTCGCGGCTGCGGGAATGCAGATTCCAGAAGATCTGCCAGGGCGAGATTTGAAACCATTGTTCACAGACGAACGTGTGACGAACTGGCGCGAGTACATTTTCGGATTCACCACCGGCTCTTTTCCGCGGAACTGTTACATTCAACATTCACTCCGCGATACGCGCTTTAAACTGATTTCTAATCCACGGCCGGGAACCGACAATCTGATCGCCGACAGCTACCTCGATCAATCGCATCCCCATTTCGTCATCTCCGGTGCGACCGCTGCCGACCAGAAAACGATTTCACCACAAGTCAAACAGGCATTTACACGCTGGTCACAACCACCACGCTATGAACTATATGACCTGCAGCAGGATCCCTATGAATGGAATAACCTGGCAGATGATCCCATGTTCGCTGCGACAAAATCGCGACTGATCAACACATTGACCGATTGGCAGCAGCAGACCCGCGACCCGTTTCTCGACCCGGTGAATCTCGAAGCATTCGTCAAGGAACAACTTGACCACCGCGATATGAAATACCGTAAGCAGAAGGATTTTCGCTGGTCCTATCTCGATTCTTTTGCCAACTGGCGGGCGGAGGAGTAA
- a CDS encoding SDR family oxidoreductase: protein MSDKVAVITAAGSGMGAAIARKLAEREFKVVILSSSGRGEALAEELGGIGVTGSNQNPNDLKRLIETAVDSFGGIDVVVNSAGHGPKGQILEISDDDWHQALDVYFLNVVRIARLVTPILQSRGGGPIVNISTFAAFEPDPLFPTSGAFRASLAAFTKLFADQYASDNIRMNNILPGFIDSLPETEDRRRRIPMGRYGTMDEISETVAFLVSDGAKYITGQNLRIDGGLTRSV, encoded by the coding sequence ATGTCAGATAAAGTTGCAGTCATAACAGCGGCGGGAAGCGGAATGGGGGCTGCGATTGCTCGAAAACTCGCTGAACGGGAATTTAAAGTTGTGATCCTCTCTTCCTCAGGTCGCGGTGAAGCGCTGGCTGAAGAACTGGGCGGTATTGGTGTTACAGGCTCAAATCAAAACCCGAATGATCTAAAACGACTCATAGAGACTGCCGTAGATTCCTTTGGCGGAATTGATGTGGTCGTTAACAGCGCTGGACATGGTCCTAAAGGACAGATTCTCGAAATCAGTGATGACGACTGGCATCAGGCGCTGGATGTGTATTTTCTCAATGTCGTGCGCATCGCGCGGCTGGTCACTCCGATCCTGCAGTCCCGTGGAGGGGGGCCGATCGTCAATATATCCACATTTGCAGCATTCGAACCGGATCCACTGTTCCCCACCTCAGGCGCGTTTCGTGCCAGTCTCGCCGCGTTTACCAAGCTGTTTGCTGATCAATACGCGTCTGACAATATTCGCATGAATAATATTCTTCCTGGATTTATTGACAGCCTGCCCGAAACGGAAGACCGGCGGCGGCGCATCCCGATGGGACGCTATGGAACGATGGACGAAATCTCGGAAACCGTGGCCTTTCTGGTTTCAGACGGTGCCAAATACATCACCGGCCAAAATCTCCGCATTGATGGCGGCTTGACTCGGTCGGTATGA
- a CDS encoding GNAT family N-acetyltransferase has translation MISLQNLKNPTQLDLLAVGARAEGFRMVDRLQQEWREGTNRFEQAGEMLLLAVQNQRVVGVCGLNRDPYSDNDRVGRVRRLYVSVDSRRRGIGRLLVTEIQNHCQGVFDQLRLRADTPEADAFYHSLGFHRIKGDPECTHLREICL, from the coding sequence TTGATCTCATTGCAAAATTTGAAAAATCCCACACAGTTAGATTTACTGGCAGTCGGAGCCAGAGCGGAGGGATTTCGCATGGTCGATCGTCTGCAACAGGAATGGCGTGAGGGAACAAATCGTTTTGAGCAGGCTGGCGAAATGTTATTGCTGGCAGTGCAGAACCAGCGCGTTGTGGGTGTATGTGGTCTGAACCGTGATCCGTACAGTGACAACGACCGCGTGGGTCGAGTCAGACGATTATATGTCTCAGTAGACAGTCGACGCAGAGGAATCGGACGCCTGCTTGTCACAGAAATTCAGAACCACTGCCAGGGTGTGTTCGATCAACTGCGCCTGCGTGCTGACACTCCGGAAGCCGATGCCTTTTATCATTCCCTGGGTTTCCATCGTATTAAAGGCGATCCTGAATGTACCCATTTGCGAGAAATTTGTCTGTGA